In Calidithermus timidus DSM 17022, the following are encoded in one genomic region:
- a CDS encoding glycosyltransferase family 4 protein — protein MRLAHVSATFPPYWAGTGNVAYHNARLLYERGHAVTVFTAGEGGDMGFPFEVVRLPELLRLGNAPFTPALVGKLRGFDLIHLHYPYIFGAELSALAARLYRTPMVLTYHNRLEESHRLKRALFQGYNLGVEPLVLRTARRLLAVRREHLSTLYPHLGSDPRLQELPNGVDAGLFTPGDRLEARRRYGVSDDAPLALFVGALDQAHRFKNVDGLIRAFARVPLPEARLWIVGDGGLRPELEALARRLGLGERVQFLGKHPPSALPPLFRAADVSVLPSTGVESFGLVLLESMACGTPVIAAALPGVRTLVEEGVDGHLAAVGDEADLARLLELRLRGRDQAEAMGRKAREKVLREYDWGVIAGRLEETYRSVLREAGARSAAL, from the coding sequence GTGAGGCTTGCCCACGTCAGCGCCACCTTTCCGCCCTACTGGGCCGGGACCGGCAACGTGGCCTACCACAATGCCCGCCTCCTGTACGAGCGGGGGCACGCGGTGACGGTGTTCACCGCGGGGGAGGGGGGCGACATGGGCTTCCCCTTCGAGGTCGTGCGGCTGCCCGAGTTGCTGCGGCTGGGTAACGCGCCCTTCACGCCCGCCCTCGTCGGCAAGCTCCGGGGCTTCGACCTCATCCACCTGCACTACCCCTACATCTTCGGCGCCGAGCTCAGTGCGCTGGCCGCGCGGCTTTACCGCACGCCGATGGTGCTGACCTACCACAACCGCCTCGAGGAGAGCCACCGCCTCAAGCGCGCGCTCTTCCAGGGCTACAACCTCGGCGTCGAGCCGCTGGTCTTGCGCACCGCCCGGCGGCTGCTGGCGGTGCGGCGTGAGCACCTCAGCACCCTCTACCCGCACCTAGGCTCCGACCCCCGTCTGCAGGAACTGCCCAACGGGGTGGACGCGGGCCTCTTCACGCCGGGGGACCGCCTCGAGGCCCGCCGCCGCTACGGGGTGAGCGACGACGCGCCGCTGGCCCTCTTCGTGGGCGCCCTCGACCAGGCCCACCGCTTCAAGAACGTAGACGGCTTGATCCGCGCCTTCGCGCGGGTGCCCCTGCCCGAGGCCCGGTTGTGGATCGTGGGCGATGGGGGGCTCAGGCCCGAACTCGAGGCCCTCGCCCGGCGGCTGGGCCTGGGGGAGCGGGTGCAGTTTTTGGGCAAGCACCCTCCCAGCGCCCTGCCGCCCCTCTTCCGCGCCGCCGACGTGAGCGTGCTGCCCTCGACGGGGGTGGAATCCTTCGGGCTGGTGTTGCTGGAGTCGATGGCCTGCGGCACGCCGGTGATCGCCGCCGCGCTACCGGGGGTGCGCACGCTGGTGGAGGAGGGCGTGGACGGCCACCTGGCCGCGGTGGGTGACGAGGCCGACCTGGCGCGGCTGCTCGAGCTGCGGCTGCGGGGTCGCGACCAGGCCGAAGCCATGGGCCGCAAAGCTCGCGAGAAGGTGCTGCGCGAGTACGACTGGGGCGTGATCGCCGGACGGCTGGAGGAAACCTACCGCTCGGTGCTGCGTGAGGCGGGAGCCCGCAGCGCCGCCTTGTGA